A genome region from Methanobacterium subterraneum includes the following:
- a CDS encoding carbohydrate kinase family protein, whose product MSEKRDLLAIGHTALDYIIQVNEFPLPNSSTTINNMRTFQGGAAANVAVVASSLGLESSLVSAVGGDFLGSEYQNHLENLNINIEDMIIVDEDKTPTAFVLTDSNHDQIFYFYWGAATRFKEAPVPADAISNVQAVHLATGDPTFNSKCGEFARKEGKIISFDPGQDLHMYSSPDLLNVLKICDILFGNHHEIGRILESINMDIDQLREYGPSIVVETRGRNGSVIYADEKINIDAVERYPTDPTGAGDSYRAGFLKSYLEGESLEYCGKLASAVSSFIVEAEGCQTNVPTPDMAIGRMLTI is encoded by the coding sequence TTGAGTGAAAAAAGAGATTTACTGGCCATTGGGCATACTGCACTTGATTATATAATTCAGGTCAACGAGTTTCCATTACCAAATTCTTCCACTACCATCAATAATATGCGCACCTTCCAGGGGGGTGCTGCTGCCAATGTGGCTGTGGTTGCATCCTCACTGGGTCTCGAATCTTCCCTGGTGTCGGCAGTGGGGGGCGATTTTTTAGGATCAGAATATCAAAATCATTTAGAAAATCTCAATATTAATATTGAAGACATGATAATTGTGGATGAGGATAAAACACCTACTGCATTCGTTTTAACCGATTCAAACCATGATCAGATATTTTACTTTTACTGGGGAGCTGCCACCCGTTTTAAAGAGGCTCCTGTTCCTGCTGATGCCATTAGTAATGTTCAGGCAGTACATTTGGCAACTGGAGATCCCACCTTCAACAGCAAGTGTGGTGAATTCGCCAGAAAAGAGGGTAAAATCATATCCTTCGATCCAGGGCAGGACCTGCACATGTATTCATCCCCTGATCTTTTAAATGTTCTCAAAATATGTGATATTCTATTTGGAAATCACCATGAAATTGGGCGTATTCTGGAAAGCATCAATATGGACATTGACCAGTTAAGGGAGTATGGTCCATCAATTGTGGTGGAAACCAGAGGAAGGAATGGGAGTGTTATTTATGCAGATGAGAAGATCAACATCGATGCTGTGGAGCGTTACCCCACTGATCCCACTGGTGCTGGTGATTCGTACCGGGCAGGGTTTCTGAAGTCATACTTGGAAGGTGAATCTCTTGAATATTGTGGTAAGCTAGCTTCCGCTGTATCTTCATTCATTGTGGAAGCAGAAGGGTGTCAGACTAACGTTCCAACCCCGGATATGGCCATTGGCCGGATGTTAACTATCTGA
- a CDS encoding TOBE domain-containing protein, whose translation MTKSKDEPEYRLEVGEKLILLDKKKFNLLKFIDECGSITRASQKADIPYRSALKYIENLEHDLNDLLVLTKRGGKGGGGGSELTKKGKLILREYRKVDSVIKMHTDVNEIECEIAEIDEEKKIINIYFGDKRVILPLRGNFSVGEKVLILINPEDIFLTLQPQKSSVRNVFKGTITRMELKNQVVRLNIDLGKVSLFADITQYARDELKLDLGKDVFIGFKAAAIAVVKL comes from the coding sequence ATGACTAAATCTAAAGATGAACCGGAATATAGGTTAGAAGTTGGTGAAAAACTCATATTACTGGATAAGAAGAAATTCAATCTTTTAAAATTCATTGATGAGTGTGGTTCAATTACCAGGGCATCCCAAAAAGCAGATATACCCTACCGAAGTGCCCTTAAATACATTGAAAACCTCGAACATGACTTGAATGATTTACTAGTTTTAACCAAAAGGGGCGGTAAAGGAGGAGGTGGGGGTAGTGAGCTAACCAAGAAAGGTAAACTCATATTAAGGGAATACAGGAAAGTAGATAGTGTAATAAAAATGCACACTGATGTGAATGAAATAGAGTGCGAGATCGCAGAAATAGATGAAGAAAAAAAAATCATTAACATCTATTTTGGGGATAAAAGAGTTATTTTACCACTTAGAGGTAATTTTAGCGTTGGAGAAAAAGTTTTAATTTTAATCAATCCTGAAGACATATTTCTAACACTACAACCACAAAAATCCAGTGTAAGAAACGTTTTCAAAGGAACCATTACCCGTATGGAACTTAAAAATCAGGTGGTGCGTTTAAATATAGATTTGGGTAAAGTGAGCTTATTTGCCGACATAACCCAGTATGCCCGGGATGAATTAAAACTAGATCTGGGTAAAGACGTATTCATAGGATTTAAAGCTGCAGCCATTGCAGTGGTTAAATTGTAA
- the fdhD gene encoding formate dehydrogenase accessory sulfurtransferase FdhD → MNKMFRKTNIIKVKEKAQPTEDLVAIDAKMELLVNGKLLGKFYLSPEDLEDFTIGYLLDERYINALSDVKEIIINSDTIKVSLSENDNFKTDDLSCYDGWVHQDQPLSHVISDLKVEKDKIIDSYQLLIEKAEVWSKTGGTHVAALVSEDQFIVREDVSRHVAVDKVIGAGLKAGIDFSESFIVCSGRIPPDRVVKLANVGISIMVTKAAPTVEGLRIGEEAGITLIGFLRDGRFNIYTHPHRIIL, encoded by the coding sequence ATGAACAAAATGTTCCGCAAAACCAACATAATCAAGGTAAAAGAAAAAGCCCAGCCCACTGAAGACCTGGTAGCCATTGATGCTAAAATGGAATTGCTGGTTAATGGGAAACTTTTGGGAAAATTTTATTTAAGTCCCGAAGACCTGGAAGACTTCACCATTGGTTACCTGCTGGATGAAAGATACATCAATGCCCTGAGTGATGTGAAAGAAATCATCATAAACTCAGATACAATAAAAGTCAGTTTAAGTGAAAATGATAACTTTAAAACCGATGATCTTTCCTGTTACGATGGGTGGGTGCATCAAGACCAGCCCTTATCCCATGTTATCTCTGATTTGAAGGTTGAAAAAGATAAAATTATTGATTCATACCAGTTACTAATTGAAAAAGCTGAAGTTTGGTCCAAAACTGGAGGGACACACGTGGCTGCCCTGGTTAGTGAAGATCAGTTCATTGTCCGTGAGGATGTCAGTCGCCACGTGGCGGTGGATAAAGTTATTGGAGCTGGCTTAAAAGCGGGTATTGATTTTTCAGAAAGTTTCATTGTGTGCAGTGGACGTATACCTCCGGATCGGGTGGTTAAACTGGCCAATGTAGGCATATCTATCATGGTTACCAAAGCTGCACCTACAGTGGAAGGTTTGAGAATAGGTGAAGAAGCAGGCATTACCCTAATAGGTTTCCTTAGAGATGGAAGATTCAACATTTACACTCACCCCCATCGTATCATACTCTGA
- the thiC gene encoding phosphomethylpyrimidine synthase: protein MTQMDDARKGIITDEMKSVAENENVDVEFIRKSVAKGTIAIPSNKGREVKAVGIGAGLRTKVNATIGTSTDICDFDMEEEKARVAMANNADTLMELSVGGDLDEIRKRILKISDIPVGSVPVYQAAFETIREKGAAIYMDEDVMFKAIEKQAKDGIDFMAIHCSVNMETLKRLKRQGREGGLVSRGGALVSAWMVENEIENPLYKNFDYILEIAKEYDFVMSMANAMRAGAIADATDRAGVQELIILGELIDRAREVGVQTIVEGPGHIPLNEIKANVVIQKKLCREAPFYMLGPIVTDIAPAYDHIVSSIGASQSAAAGADFICYVTPAEHLALPGPEDVKMGVIASRIGAYVGDMAKGIHNGEKDLEMANARKKLNWEAQYNAAICPGDARAIRDERPPEDPDTCTMCGSYCAIKIVNEWLDEASTEVFE, encoded by the coding sequence ATGACACAAATGGACGACGCACGAAAAGGGATAATAACTGACGAAATGAAATCCGTCGCAGAAAATGAAAATGTTGACGTTGAATTCATCAGAAAATCTGTAGCCAAAGGTACCATTGCCATTCCCAGTAACAAAGGAAGGGAAGTAAAAGCAGTTGGTATTGGGGCAGGACTCAGAACCAAAGTTAACGCCACCATCGGAACTTCAACCGACATATGTGACTTTGATATGGAAGAAGAAAAGGCCAGAGTTGCAATGGCCAATAACGCTGACACTTTAATGGAACTATCTGTGGGTGGAGACCTGGATGAGATCCGTAAAAGAATTCTAAAGATATCTGACATACCAGTAGGAAGTGTGCCTGTATACCAGGCAGCTTTTGAGACCATCAGGGAAAAGGGTGCTGCCATTTACATGGACGAAGATGTGATGTTCAAGGCCATTGAAAAACAGGCCAAAGATGGTATTGACTTCATGGCTATTCACTGTAGTGTGAACATGGAAACCCTCAAGCGCCTAAAAAGACAGGGAAGAGAAGGCGGACTGGTGAGCCGTGGCGGAGCCCTAGTATCTGCCTGGATGGTGGAAAATGAAATTGAAAACCCCCTCTATAAGAATTTCGATTACATCCTTGAAATTGCAAAGGAATACGACTTTGTGATGTCCATGGCCAACGCCATGAGAGCCGGAGCCATTGCAGATGCTACTGACCGTGCCGGAGTTCAGGAACTCATTATCCTGGGTGAATTAATAGACCGGGCAAGGGAAGTGGGAGTGCAGACCATTGTGGAAGGTCCTGGACACATCCCTCTAAACGAGATAAAAGCTAACGTTGTTATACAGAAAAAACTGTGCCGTGAAGCCCCATTCTACATGTTAGGACCCATAGTAACTGACATTGCCCCTGCCTACGATCACATAGTTTCATCTATTGGTGCATCCCAGTCAGCTGCTGCGGGAGCAGACTTCATATGTTACGTTACCCCTGCTGAGCACCTGGCACTCCCTGGACCTGAAGACGTGAAGATGGGAGTTATAGCCAGCCGGATCGGAGCCTACGTTGGTGACATGGCCAAGGGAATACACAACGGGGAAAAGGATCTTGAAATGGCCAATGCCCGTAAAAAACTTAACTGGGAAGCCCAGTACAACGCAGCCATATGTCCAGGTGATGCCAGGGCAATCAGAGATGAACGGCCACCAGAAGATCCTGATACATGTACCATGTGCGGAAGTTACTGTGCCATCAAAATCGTGAATGAATGGCTGGATGAGGCTTCAACTGAAGTTTTCGAATAA
- the moaA gene encoding GTP 3',8-cyclase MoaA yields MTVTDTYQRPIISLRISITNRCNVNCFYCHHDGILPQKYEMTPDEIHRIAQVARGIGVQKIRLSGGEPLIRDDIVEIVSKISSIGFKDVSITTNGTYLDKYADDLLEAGLNRVNVSLDTLNPETYQFITKKDYLEKAKQGIIRATESDLYPVKLNMVVMKGINHNEIWDMFNFCKETGAILQLIELLKTDNCPDNGFIDDYHYEMNDLEIELADRADKVKTRRFMQDRKKYFVDGGEIEIVKPMDNTQFCKNCTRIRITPEGKLKPCLLRNDNLVDFIEPMRQGKSDEELKKLFLEAIANREPFYDQCH; encoded by the coding sequence ATGACAGTCACTGATACTTACCAGCGCCCCATAATATCCTTACGAATATCCATAACCAACCGCTGCAACGTAAACTGTTTTTACTGCCACCACGACGGCATATTACCTCAAAAATACGAGATGACCCCTGATGAAATACATCGTATTGCCCAGGTCGCCCGTGGTATTGGAGTTCAAAAGATCAGACTTTCCGGTGGGGAGCCATTGATTCGTGATGATATAGTGGAAATTGTGTCCAAAATATCATCAATAGGATTTAAAGACGTTTCCATAACCACCAATGGTACCTATTTAGATAAGTATGCTGATGATTTATTGGAAGCTGGGCTTAATCGGGTGAATGTGAGCCTGGACACTCTAAACCCTGAAACTTACCAGTTCATTACCAAAAAAGACTACCTTGAAAAGGCCAAACAGGGCATAATCCGTGCTACTGAATCTGACCTTTACCCAGTAAAACTTAACATGGTAGTGATGAAGGGAATTAACCACAACGAAATCTGGGACATGTTCAACTTCTGCAAGGAAACAGGAGCCATACTACAACTTATAGAACTCTTAAAAACTGATAATTGCCCAGATAACGGTTTTATTGATGATTACCATTATGAAATGAATGATCTAGAAATTGAATTGGCAGATAGGGCTGATAAAGTAAAAACCAGGCGTTTCATGCAGGACCGGAAGAAGTACTTCGTGGATGGCGGGGAGATCGAGATTGTTAAGCCCATGGACAATACTCAGTTCTGCAAAAACTGCACCAGAATACGTATAACTCCTGAAGGTAAGTTAAAGCCTTGTTTACTCCGGAACGATAATTTAGTTGATTTTATAGAGCCAATGCGCCAGGGTAAATCCGATGAAGAACTCAAAAAACTATTTTTAGAAGCCATTGCAAATAGGGAACCATTTTACGACCAGTGTCACTAA
- the mobB gene encoding molybdopterin-guanine dinucleotide biosynthesis protein B yields MKIVSVAGTKNTGKTTLVTLLVSELVKRGNKVGTVKHTHVKLDVEGKDTWKHREAGAEIVVGAGGEETFFIVNKDMGLEKIINSVEQLDEVDFLVLEGYKPASYAKISTSPLDDPFSLAQVDVRELDDESTGKLVDLVEERSFGKLPNMNCGDCGYENCHDLALAMVKGEAKEDLCVMKQMEDVILKVNGNRVPLNPFVNKFIENTFLGMISTLKIKEHGEPKKIELQIQHDK; encoded by the coding sequence ATGAAAATAGTATCAGTGGCAGGAACCAAAAACACTGGAAAAACCACTCTGGTCACCTTACTGGTGAGTGAACTGGTTAAAAGAGGGAATAAAGTAGGTACTGTGAAACATACTCATGTTAAATTAGACGTGGAAGGGAAAGACACTTGGAAACACCGCGAAGCTGGTGCGGAAATAGTGGTTGGGGCTGGAGGAGAAGAAACCTTTTTCATCGTAAATAAGGACATGGGCCTTGAAAAGATAATAAACAGCGTAGAACAGCTGGATGAAGTGGATTTTCTCGTGCTAGAAGGATATAAACCTGCTAGCTATGCTAAAATATCCACCTCCCCACTGGATGATCCTTTCAGTCTGGCCCAAGTAGATGTCCGTGAACTGGATGATGAATCAACCGGGAAACTGGTAGATCTCGTTGAAGAGAGGAGTTTTGGTAAACTGCCAAACATGAACTGTGGTGACTGTGGCTATGAAAACTGCCATGATCTGGCACTGGCCATGGTAAAAGGAGAGGCTAAAGAAGATCTCTGTGTCATGAAACAAATGGAAGATGTTATTCTTAAAGTTAATGGAAACCGTGTTCCCCTAAATCCTTTTGTTAATAAATTCATTGAAAACACGTTCCTGGGCATGATCAGCACCCTTAAAATCAAAGAACATGGTGAACCCAAAAAAATCGAACTCCAAATACAACACGATAAATAA
- the hxlB gene encoding 6-phospho-3-hexuloisomerase, with amino-acid sequence MVLILKQLILNDAIEEIVDNVRSVSAELDPKNIKDMTSLLQTSQHVFVMGLGRSGLVARAFAMRLMHLGISVYVVGETTTPALTSDDCLLAISGSGETFSIISAANIAHKRGTKIIAVTSYVDSTLGEMADLVVHIKGRTKIDSEKNYITRQMNGKHQSLSPMGTLFEVTSLIFLDGLIAQLMVEMGKTEEDMKARHTVIE; translated from the coding sequence ATGGTGCTAATATTGAAACAATTGATTCTCAACGATGCTATAGAAGAAATAGTGGATAATGTACGCTCTGTTTCTGCAGAACTTGACCCTAAAAACATTAAAGACATGACCAGTCTTTTACAAACATCCCAACATGTTTTTGTCATGGGACTTGGTCGTTCTGGCTTAGTAGCCAGGGCTTTTGCCATGCGTCTCATGCACCTAGGAATTAGTGTATACGTGGTAGGAGAAACAACCACCCCTGCTTTGACCAGTGATGATTGTTTACTGGCGATTTCAGGTTCCGGTGAGACTTTCAGCATTATCAGCGCCGCGAATATTGCCCATAAAAGGGGGACCAAAATCATTGCGGTAACTTCTTATGTGGATTCCACCTTGGGTGAGATGGCGGATCTGGTGGTGCATATAAAGGGACGTACCAAAATTGATTCTGAAAAAAATTACATAACCCGGCAGATGAATGGAAAACACCAGTCCCTATCTCCTATGGGAACCCTTTTTGAAGTAACCAGCCTCATATTTTTGGACGGCCTCATAGCCCAGTTAATGGTTGAAATGGGAAAAACAGAAGAGGATATGAAGGCCAGGCACACGGTTATTGAATAG
- the lysS gene encoding lysine--tRNA ligase: MKHWTERIASDLTNWDVEKHVVASGTSISGSIHIGNSCDVFIANAVGKSLQKLGEDSKTIWIADDHDPLRKVPYPLPESYEKYLGIPYSQIPCPEGCCENFVEHFQKPFLETLPVFGIDLETYSGFKMYQDGIYNDYIKKSLERAPKIREIFNQYREHPLAEDWLPYNPICNECGRVNTTTAYNYQGNTVYYRCQCGHEGEMDIKSGNGKLTWRVEWAARWKIFGVTCEPFGKDHAASGGSYDVSKVISKEIFNYRAPYPVPYEWITLKGDAMSKSKGVFFTPGQWLEIGTPETLNYFLFRSKPLKHKDFDPGMSFLDFIDQYDRVERIYYDIEEAASEKEMEKLKKIYEVSQINMADSAPFQTSYRFLTVARQITDDLEKIFQILKRNSQLSEDMEGMEYTDLDEDAKIRLGSRLENVENWLDKYAPEFVKFNVQETLPEVQLNEMQEVFLLQVADLLEKNDYNSQELHDQMYLILKELGLKPQKAFQAIYKVIIGKKQGPRAASFVLSLDKDFIIKRFRKEA, translated from the coding sequence TTGAAACACTGGACTGAACGAATTGCATCTGATCTAACTAACTGGGACGTTGAAAAACACGTCGTAGCCAGTGGAACATCCATATCTGGCTCCATACATATTGGGAATTCCTGTGACGTTTTTATAGCTAATGCGGTAGGTAAATCTCTGCAAAAACTTGGAGAAGACTCTAAGACCATCTGGATTGCCGATGACCACGATCCTCTGAGGAAAGTACCCTATCCCCTCCCTGAATCCTACGAGAAGTACTTGGGAATTCCTTACTCCCAGATCCCTTGCCCTGAGGGTTGCTGCGAAAACTTTGTGGAACACTTCCAGAAACCATTCCTGGAAACCCTACCTGTATTCGGGATAGATTTGGAAACCTATTCCGGGTTTAAAATGTACCAGGATGGGATCTACAATGATTACATTAAAAAGTCACTAGAAAGAGCTCCTAAGATCAGGGAAATATTCAACCAGTACCGGGAACATCCCCTAGCTGAGGACTGGTTACCCTACAACCCCATCTGTAACGAGTGCGGCCGGGTGAATACCACCACTGCCTATAACTACCAGGGTAACACCGTATATTACCGGTGCCAGTGCGGTCATGAAGGTGAAATGGACATCAAATCTGGCAATGGAAAACTCACCTGGCGTGTGGAGTGGGCTGCCCGTTGGAAGATATTTGGTGTGACCTGTGAACCCTTTGGAAAGGATCATGCGGCCAGTGGCGGGTCCTATGATGTAAGTAAAGTTATTTCCAAGGAGATATTCAATTACAGGGCACCCTATCCCGTTCCTTATGAGTGGATCACCCTTAAAGGAGATGCCATGAGCAAATCCAAGGGAGTTTTCTTCACCCCTGGACAATGGTTAGAGATAGGGACACCTGAGACCCTGAATTATTTCTTGTTCCGCAGCAAACCCTTGAAACATAAGGATTTTGACCCGGGAATGTCTTTCCTGGACTTCATCGACCAGTATGACCGTGTGGAGAGGATCTATTATGATATTGAGGAAGCAGCTTCAGAGAAGGAGATGGAGAAACTCAAGAAAATCTATGAAGTGTCGCAGATCAACATGGCCGATTCTGCACCCTTCCAGACATCCTATCGTTTCCTTACAGTGGCCAGACAGATAACTGACGACCTGGAGAAGATCTTCCAGATTCTTAAAAGAAACTCTCAACTGAGTGAAGATATGGAAGGTATGGAATACACTGACTTAGATGAGGATGCTAAGATCCGTTTAGGGTCACGTTTAGAAAATGTGGAAAACTGGTTGGATAAGTATGCCCCGGAATTTGTGAAGTTCAATGTCCAGGAAACATTACCAGAAGTCCAGTTGAACGAAATGCAGGAAGTATTCCTGCTTCAAGTGGCAGATCTGCTGGAGAAAAATGATTACAATTCCCAGGAACTCCACGACCAGATGTATCTCATCCTAAAGGAATTGGGATTAAAACCACAGAAGGCATTCCAGGCAATTTACAAGGTCATAATTGGGAAAAAACAGGGCCCAAGGGCTGCTTCATTTGTGCTATCCCTGGACAAGGATTTTATAATTAAAAGATTCCGTAAAGAGGCATGA
- a CDS encoding LysR family transcriptional regulator yields the protein MKFHPRLNLSLNGETFSYRLFDALLEITSTWSQRAAAKRLGISHAVLNRRIRDAEEKMGFKLVETTGAGSGLTPQGVMVLKKYQRYLKRLEERDTPVICGGPISTGLVDVLSRHYGLEAVIHTTDDLSALKMAEMDLVDILLLDDPVHAFMHGLDFVPIARDELVLVSPSDEQLMSIHDLQGRMFVEVIHSAQRLAWNTLDHLRVDYEIVDWCSSPQTALKLISNNEDFLTFINRSFMSPLSNSFTVSDILAEDTSHIISMVIPAKNPELEDFSDFLQGKGQKIIPQLGFRKIN from the coding sequence ATGAAGTTTCATCCCCGTTTAAATCTATCACTGAATGGAGAAACATTTAGTTACCGTCTTTTCGATGCATTGCTGGAGATCACCAGCACATGGTCCCAGAGAGCAGCTGCCAAAAGGTTAGGGATATCACATGCCGTGTTAAATAGGCGAATTCGTGATGCTGAAGAAAAAATGGGATTTAAATTGGTGGAAACAACTGGAGCCGGATCAGGCCTCACCCCCCAGGGTGTAATGGTCCTGAAAAAATATCAGCGATATTTAAAACGATTAGAGGAAAGAGACACCCCAGTTATATGCGGAGGGCCTATTTCCACCGGTTTAGTGGATGTTCTATCACGTCATTATGGTCTGGAGGCAGTAATCCATACTACTGATGATCTGAGTGCCCTCAAGATGGCGGAGATGGATCTGGTGGATATTCTACTTTTGGATGATCCGGTCCATGCCTTTATGCATGGTCTGGATTTTGTACCCATAGCCCGGGATGAACTGGTATTAGTCTCCCCTTCTGATGAACAATTGATGAGTATCCATGATCTTCAGGGTAGAATGTTCGTGGAAGTTATCCATTCTGCCCAAAGACTGGCATGGAACACCTTAGATCATTTACGTGTAGATTATGAAATTGTTGACTGGTGCAGTTCTCCTCAAACCGCCCTTAAACTGATTAGTAATAATGAAGATTTTCTAACCTTCATAAACCGAAGTTTCATGTCACCTTTATCCAATTCTTTCACTGTTTCTGATATTTTAGCTGAGGATACCAGCCACATAATCAGTATGGTCATCCCTGCTAAGAACCCAGAACTGGAAGATTTTTCCGATTTTTTACAAGGCAAGGGTCAGAAAATAATCCCTCAGCTGGGTTTTAGGAAAATCAACTGA
- a CDS encoding UGSC family (seleno)protein has protein sequence MEELFLRVKLTEKDVLNPLGEFNGKNIALNPLPYDFDRVSMVDNTKPGADIILRVLSESLGNRELLWVHKPAGAPATDFQIQMAASADLAILALGDCGSCTSWVVLDAIRLEERGIPTISICSDHFTPFARELAKSHGLGDLRILEVEHPVAGLSIDELDDKASKIVPSFLYLLQIP, from the coding sequence TTGGAGGAACTGTTTTTGAGGGTGAAACTCACAGAAAAAGATGTTCTTAATCCATTAGGCGAATTTAATGGAAAAAATATCGCTTTAAATCCTTTACCCTACGACTTTGATAGGGTTTCCATGGTGGACAACACTAAACCCGGGGCAGACATTATCCTGAGAGTTCTTTCAGAGTCACTGGGTAACCGGGAACTTCTGTGGGTTCATAAGCCAGCAGGAGCACCAGCTACAGATTTTCAGATTCAAATGGCAGCATCGGCAGATTTAGCTATTCTGGCCCTGGGCGATTGTGGTTCCTGCACCAGTTGGGTGGTTCTGGATGCCATCCGTCTGGAGGAAAGAGGAATTCCAACCATATCTATTTGTTCGGATCATTTCACTCCCTTTGCTCGGGAACTGGCTAAATCACATGGATTAGGAGATCTGAGAATTCTAGAGGTTGAACACCCCGTAGCTGGGCTTTCAATTGATGAATTGGATGATAAAGCAAGTAAAATCGTCCCATCATTTCTATATTTACTACAAATACCCTAA
- a CDS encoding transposase: protein MPNEIITTLSSSIASMQLNLFDFVVEKPKFDEVLTRRFQRSEITRNVNKNLNLLSNNHFEYLNPICPNCNSNHVIKQEYHERNPILADSGPQKIYLRRYKCKSCSKKFTTSLDSVIKPHHRYVNIYSDKLESLIQTGYRSLRKLGEDFQTFFGNSPSHTTIKKWQTIEVEKRITNTITLYSGYYAYDEQYIRLNGKRHYRLTLYDTILNIPIAEEIAPKRTTETIKRFIEESTKNQPLIAITTDHFRRYKRIMDKIGVKHQLCIFHLFKMIGNSVHKILKSKNVSKREKITLCLYFTDIKNIFRTYNEETSINRLETLLDKFKDIPKVLQRYLTKKILPNFQRLTHFMRSPFIQRTSNKVENYYRQTDPNQIKKIYKTIKGILSYLNQKMKKWTAKHGKNINTQ from the coding sequence ATGCCTAATGAAATTATAACTACTCTCAGTTCTAGTATTGCGTCCATGCAACTTAATCTTTTCGATTTTGTTGTGGAAAAACCAAAATTTGATGAAGTTTTAACACGAAGATTTCAAAGGTCTGAAATCACTCGAAACGTGAATAAAAACCTGAATTTACTTTCAAACAATCATTTCGAATATTTAAACCCAATTTGTCCTAATTGTAATTCAAATCATGTGATTAAACAGGAATATCATGAAAGAAACCCCATATTGGCTGATTCAGGACCTCAAAAAATTTATTTGCGACGATATAAATGTAAAAGTTGCAGTAAAAAGTTCACAACAAGCTTAGATTCAGTTATAAAACCTCATCACAGATACGTTAATATTTACAGTGATAAATTAGAGTCTTTGATTCAAACAGGCTATCGTTCGCTGCGTAAATTGGGGGAAGACTTTCAAACGTTCTTTGGAAACTCACCATCACACACAACCATTAAAAAATGGCAAACCATAGAAGTTGAAAAACGAATAACCAACACAATAACACTTTATTCAGGTTACTACGCGTATGATGAGCAGTATATTCGACTTAACGGTAAAAGACACTACCGTTTAACATTATACGACACCATACTCAACATACCAATAGCAGAAGAAATAGCTCCTAAAAGAACTACAGAAACCATAAAAAGATTTATTGAAGAATCCACAAAAAATCAACCACTGATAGCAATTACAACCGATCATTTCCGAAGATACAAAAGAATAATGGACAAAATTGGTGTGAAACACCAATTATGCATATTTCACCTATTTAAAATGATAGGAAACAGTGTACACAAAATATTAAAGTCCAAAAATGTCTCCAAACGTGAAAAAATAACATTATGCCTTTATTTCACCGACATAAAAAACATATTCCGCACATACAACGAAGAAACATCAATAAACAGACTAGAAACACTACTGGACAAATTCAAAGATATTCCAAAAGTTTTACAACGATACCTCACTAAAAAGATACTTCCAAACTTTCAAAGACTCACACACTTCATGAGAAGCCCATTCATACAACGAACATCCAACAAAGTAGAAAATTACTACAGACAAACAGACCCCAACCAAATAAAGAAAATTTACAAAACAATAAAAGGAATACTCAGCTACCTAAACCAAAAAATGAAAAAATGGACAGCTAAACATGGAAAAAATATCAACACCCAATAA